One Hermetia illucens chromosome 4, iHerIll2.2.curated.20191125, whole genome shotgun sequence DNA segment encodes these proteins:
- the LOC119654392 gene encoding uncharacterized protein LOC119654392, giving the protein MMKAVFYFGLIFTAASITFSGAVDITNFQVPNSYILDDDKTKPLILDCAYDISPNETGLVVKWLFNGLNIYQWIINQKPFALGVMKKHIDTTYSPSSEKNDQYRAISITNPQWNMTGNYTCSVQTFQGVSKKTSELKIIKPESDFKLAAEVDKELDDLDVTCSVEDIFPPPHLAILINGVQLSTEIKAEKDTKGPFDVTATSKKALDEIESPATVTCILTIPGTDYEKREETVFSAPAPVETEFLERTEIDIDFEQPLANMESTSEQLEGNASCLHPLTLLSVVSIFAAIFFS; this is encoded by the exons TTTCGGGTGCGGTGGACATAACAAATTTCCAAGTTCCCAATTCATATATATTAGACGATGacaaaacaaagcccttaatTTTGGATTGTGCATACGATATCTCACCAAACGAAACTGGGTTAGTAGTTAAATGGCTCTTTAATGGTCTAAATATCTACCAATGGATAATAAATCAAAAACCCTTCGCACTG GGCGTTATGAAGAAACACATCGACACCACCTACTCGCCTTCTTCCGAAAAGAATGATCAATACCGAGCCATTTCAATTACTAATCCTCAATGGAATATGACCGGTAACTATACATGTTCGGTACAAACATTTCAGGGTGTGTCCAAAAAAACATCCGAATTGAAGATTATAA AACCTGAAAGTGACTTCAAATTAGCAGCTGAAGTCGACAAAGAATTGGATGATTTGGATGTAACCTGTAGTGTCGAGGATATATTCCCTCCACCACATTTGGCCATACT AATAAACGGGGTCCAACTTAGTACCGAAATAAAAGCGGAAAAGGATACCAAGGGTCCCTTTGATGTTACGGCTACCTCGAAAAAAGCCTTGGATGAAATTGAATCTCCCGCTACAGTAACATGTATTCTAACGATCCCTGGCACAGATTATGAAAAGAGAGAAGAAACTGTTTTCAGTG CGCCAGCTCCAGTGGAAACTGAGTTCCTTGAGAGAACCGAAATTGACATTGACTTCGAACAACCATTGGCTAACATGGAGTCAACTTCAGAACAAT TGGAGGGCAACGCGAGTTGTTTGCATCCGTTGACGTTACTCAGCGTTGTATCAATTTTCGCGGCGATATTTTTCTCGTAG